Genomic DNA from Niallia circulans:
GCTGAAAATGGTCGATACAGATAAGACAGCGAATGCCGTCAATAATTCTGCAGCCCCAACACAAGCCGCTGGGACTGACAGCAAGGAACAAGCCGCTTCTGGAACCATTGCCGCTACTAAAGGGGAAATTAGTACGTTTGTCGTTCAGTATGGTGTTTATACGACAAAGGCGTCTGCAGATAGCGAATTTAACAAGCTTTCAGATAAAGGAATCATTGCACAAAAAGTGCCAGTAGACGGGAAAACAGCAATCTACTTAGGGGTAGCTGCTGATTTGGACAGTGCCAAAACCCTAAAAACAGATAAAGAAGCAGACGGAGTCGCTCCTTCCCCTTATGCAAAGGAAATGATCTTTGCTGGCGGAGATGCAGGAAAGGTCAGTGAGGCAGAAAAGCAGTTTTTAGATGCTGCACCTGAAATTTACAGTGCCGCAAGCAGTGCATTAACGAGTGCATATGCTGACGGTTCTATTTCAGCCGATACTGTAAAAAAACTAGAAGAGCAGCAAAGTGCGCTAGATAAATTAAAAATTAGTGATTTTAAAGACGGAGCAGTTAAGAATGCAGCCGAAAATCTTGCAGGCAGTGTCTCAGGGGCTGCAGCGCTTTCCAAAGACGGTGGTGCAGCCAAGCAGGAAGCAGTTCAAAAGGCACTTTTAGCTTTTTTGGCAAACTATGTCGAAATTGGCTCATAAACTTTATATTACCTGGGAAATAATAAAGGAAGCGTTTGCTTCCTTTATTTTTATTTTTATTGAGGATTTTGTAACTATTTGAAACTAAATACATGGTGTTTACGTCAGATTAAGTAAGGAGAAGTCAAAGGGAATTTTCGATATATTTCTACAAATTACATACTGTTACATTTCATTTACTATTTGTTAAAAAATTATCAATCAAAATTGTAACTGCCTGTATTCTTTGATAGGATAAGTTTGTATCTCCCATTATGAAATGTTAGGTTGGTGGAATTATGTCTAAGAAAAAAAACCTCATATTAGCCTCATCTTCTCCTCGACGAAAAGCGCTCCTTGAAGATCTTCATATATCTTTTGAAGTTTCCAGTAGTGATGCGGATGAAAGTTTTGACAAGTCCCTTGCACCTGAAGAGATAGTGATCGAGTTGGCCCGAAGAAAGGCAGATGCCGTATCAAAGGCGAACCCTGAAAGCTATTGTTTAGGTGCGGATACAATTGTATACCATAATGGAAATGTCCTTGGGAAACCCGCTTCCCGAGAAGAGGCATTCCAAACATTAAAGGGACTGTCCGGGGTTTGGCATGCTGTTTACACAGGTGTATCCATCTCGGCAAATGGAAAACATACCGTTTTTTATGAAAAAACTAATGTTCTGTTCTGGGAATTGACAGATGAAGAAATAAACGCATATCTCGACACCGGGGAACCGTTTGATAAGGCTGGTGCCTATGGCATTCAAGGAGTTGGCAGACTTTTGGTGAAAGAAATCAAAGGAGATTATTTTACGGTGGTTGGACTGCCGATATCCAGGACTATCCGTGAATTACGGGCACTTGGATTTGATATGCCTCATTAAATAGGTGAACTCCCCCATCTCCATTCTTCATAGAATAGGTGATAGGAGGATAATATAAGCATGGACTCTATTTTAATTAAGGATTTCCCGAAAGAGGAGCGTCCCAGAGAACGTTTTATGCAAATGGGTGCTGAAAGCTTAACAAATCAGGAGCTGATTGCTATTTTGATCCAAACAGGTTCAAAAGATGAATCGGCTTTGGATGTTGCAAACAGACTGCTACATCACTTCAATGGGCTGAGAACCTTGAAGGATGCAACATTAGATGAGCTAAAGGCAATCAAGGGTATTGGAACGGCGAAAGGACTTCAGCTTTTGGCAGCATTAGAGCTTGGCGGACGTGTTACAAAGCTTGCCTTTAAGGACAGGTATGCCATTCGTTCCCCTGAGGATGCGGCCAAATACTTAATGGATGAAATGAGATTCCTGTCACAGGAGCATTTTATCTGCTTGTACCTCAATACAAAAAATATCGTCATGCATAAGCAGACAATCTTTATTGGCAGCTTGAATGCCAGTATCGTTCATCCGAGGGAAGTATATAAGGAAGCGATAAAGCGCTCAGCAGCTTCCATTATCTGCCTGCACAACCATCCTTCCGGTGATCCCTCGCCAAGCAGGGAGGATGTGGAAGTAACAAAAAGGCTGGCAGACAGCGGCAAGATCATCGGGATAGATTTACTCGATCATATCATTATTGGGGAAAATAAATTTGTAAGTTTAAAGGAGAAAGGATATATATGATACTGTTCTTTTATCCATATTTAAGATATAATAATGTTTATGATTTTTTTGCCTAAATATGTCTGAATATGACAAAAAATATATGATTATGATAACAAGGAGAAAATCTACCTGCTTAAAAATTAGCACATAGTTTCAGAAAGGGAGATACATTATGTTTGGAATTGGAACAAGAGACCTTGGAATTGATTTAGGAACAGCAAACACACTAGTTTATGTGAAAGGGAAGGGCATTGTCGTAAGAGAACCATCTGTTGTTGCCCTGCAGACAGATACAAAAAGCATTGTTGCAGTCGGTAATGATGCGAAAAACATGATCGGTAGAACACCTGGAAATGTCGTTGCACTTCGACCAATGAAGGATGGGGTTATTGCTGATTACGAAACAACAGCTACTATGATGAAATATTACATTAAGCAAGCTACTAAGAACAAAGGTTATTTCTCTGGTAAGCCTTATGTAATGGTTTGTGTGCCTTCTGGTATCACTGCAGTTGAAGAAAGAGCTGTAATTGACGCAACACGCCAGGCTGGTGCTCGTGATGCGTACACGATTGAAGAGCCGTTCGCTGCGGCAATTGGAGCTAACCTTCCTGTTTGGGAACCAACAGGTAGCATGGTTGTTGACATTGGTGGAGGTACAACCGAAGTGGCAATCATTTCATTGGGCGGTATTGTTACAAGCCAATCAATCCGCATCGCTGGGGATGAAATGGATGATGCAATCGTAAACTATATTCGCAAGACGTATAACCTGATGATCGGGGAAAGAACTTCTGAAAGCATCAAAGTCGAAATTGGCAGTGCTGGAAGCCCTGGTGAAATAGAAAACATGGATATCCGCGGTAGAGACTTGTTAACTGGTCTTCCGAAAACAATCAAAATCACGGCGGAAGAAATAGCAATCGCTTTGAAAGATACAGTTGCGGCTATCGTTGATGCAGTGAAGGTTACGTTGGAGAAAACTCCTCCTGAGCTTGCTGCAGATATCATGGACAGAGGTATCGTTCTTACGGGAGGCGGTGCACTTCTTCGCAATTTAGACAAGATTATCAGTGAAGAGACTAAAATGCCTGTCGTAATTGCAGAGGATCCTTTAGACTGTGTGGCAACTGGAACTGGGAAAGCCCTTGACCATATCCACCTGTTTAAAAACAAAGCAAAAGATTCACGATAATTCCTTTAGAGGTGTTTTGTCATGCCACAGTTTTTCATGAATAAACGATTAATTATTTTGCTTGTTAGCATTATTATTCTCGTGGCATTGATAGGGTTTTCCTTAAGCCGTTCAAAGCTTACCTGGCCGGAGCAGTTCATCAAAGACACGACCGGCTGGGTGCAAACCCTAGTTTCAAGGCCTGTCCATTATGTGGCAGGTGTCATTGATAATGTAAAAGACTTGCAAGATACATATCAAGAAAATAAAGAATTAAAAGCCAAAATTGAAGAATACGGACTTTTGAAAGCACAGGTTCAAGGCTTGCAAAAGGATAATGAAGAGTTGCAGAAAATTGTTGATGAGTATCCTTCTTTAAATGATAAGAAGCTACTTAAGGCAACGATTGTCAGCAGAGACCCTAATCAATGGAATGAATTGATTACAATCAACAGAGGCAAAAACGATGGTGTGGAAAAAGACATGGCAGTTATCACTTCAGCTGGGCTAATCGGTAAGATTAAATCCGTTAGCACAGGAACTGCAACTGTCCAGCTGTTGAGTTCAGAAGATCCAACAAACAGAATTTCCGCTTATATTCAAAAGGATGAAAACAACAAAGAAAAAACCAAAAAGACTTCTGTTTTTGGTCTAATTGAAGATTATGATAAGGAATCAAAAAACCTAATTATGACATGGGAGGAAGTTCCTGACGGCCTTGAGGTGAAAAAGGGACAAATTGTCTCAACATCAGGCTTAGGAGGAGTTTTCCCGCCAGATTTGGCTATTGGTAAAGTAGTTAAGGTAGAGTCGGATGAATATGGCTTAGCGAAGAAAGCTTATATTGAGCCAGCAGCAGATTTTTATGATATAGAGCATGTTCTTATTGTAAAAAGAGAAAGCAGCGAGGACGACGAATGAGAAAGTTTCTTATCGGCTGTCTGATTGCTTTCATGTTCATTCTCGAAAGCATATTTGTAGAACTGCTGCCTGGAGATTTGTTTTCGAATCATATTTTAGTGCCGCACTTTTTGATTATTACTATTTTCTTTTTCTCCATTTATGCAAATCGTAATGCTGCGATAATTTATGCCTTTGTTTTTGGGTTGCTCGTTGACGTTGTATATACGGAAGTGCTTGGGATATATTTCTTTGTGTTCCCCTTCACTATCTACATATGCAGTAAAATAATGAAGGTGCTGCATGCAAATTTGCTGGTGGTTTCCGTCATATCATTACTAGGTATTACTATTTTAGAGATGATCGTGTATGAAATTAACTTTCTTATTCATTTGACAAGTATGGAATTTATTTATTTTCTCCAACTACGTCTTGTCCCAACATTGATATTGAACGCGATTTTTCTTGTGATTGCTGCATACCCTTATAAGCGTATTTTTGAAAAGTATGCTGTAGAAAGCAAGGATTGAGAACTGTATGCGAATGTTAATGAAATAACCCTTTTCCATAAAGTGTTTTTTTTGCTTTATGGGAAGGGATTTTTCTAGTATTGTCATCATTTTTCAATTCTTTGCATTGTTTTAAAGAGGATTTTTATTTACTTTTGTCGAATATATAGCAGGAACAAGACTTTTTTTAGATAGACAGATAAGGATTATTCCTTTTTC
This window encodes:
- a CDS encoding rod shape-determining protein, which codes for MFGIGTRDLGIDLGTANTLVYVKGKGIVVREPSVVALQTDTKSIVAVGNDAKNMIGRTPGNVVALRPMKDGVIADYETTATMMKYYIKQATKNKGYFSGKPYVMVCVPSGITAVEERAVIDATRQAGARDAYTIEEPFAAAIGANLPVWEPTGSMVVDIGGGTTEVAIISLGGIVTSQSIRIAGDEMDDAIVNYIRKTYNLMIGERTSESIKVEIGSAGSPGEIENMDIRGRDLLTGLPKTIKITAEEIAIALKDTVAAIVDAVKVTLEKTPPELAADIMDRGIVLTGGGALLRNLDKIISEETKMPVVIAEDPLDCVATGTGKALDHIHLFKNKAKDSR
- the mreC gene encoding rod shape-determining protein MreC, which gives rise to MPQFFMNKRLIILLVSIIILVALIGFSLSRSKLTWPEQFIKDTTGWVQTLVSRPVHYVAGVIDNVKDLQDTYQENKELKAKIEEYGLLKAQVQGLQKDNEELQKIVDEYPSLNDKKLLKATIVSRDPNQWNELITINRGKNDGVEKDMAVITSAGLIGKIKSVSTGTATVQLLSSEDPTNRISAYIQKDENNKEKTKKTSVFGLIEDYDKESKNLIMTWEEVPDGLEVKKGQIVSTSGLGGVFPPDLAIGKVVKVESDEYGLAKKAYIEPAADFYDIEHVLIVKRESSEDDE
- the mreD gene encoding rod shape-determining protein MreD, whose translation is MRKFLIGCLIAFMFILESIFVELLPGDLFSNHILVPHFLIITIFFFSIYANRNAAIIYAFVFGLLVDVVYTEVLGIYFFVFPFTIYICSKIMKVLHANLLVVSVISLLGITILEMIVYEINFLIHLTSMEFIYFLQLRLVPTLILNAIFLVIAAYPYKRIFEKYAVESKD
- the radC gene encoding RadC family protein, encoding MDSILIKDFPKEERPRERFMQMGAESLTNQELIAILIQTGSKDESALDVANRLLHHFNGLRTLKDATLDELKAIKGIGTAKGLQLLAALELGGRVTKLAFKDRYAIRSPEDAAKYLMDEMRFLSQEHFICLYLNTKNIVMHKQTIFIGSLNASIVHPREVYKEAIKRSAASIICLHNHPSGDPSPSREDVEVTKRLADSGKIIGIDLLDHIIIGENKFVSLKEKGYI
- a CDS encoding Maf family protein is translated as MSKKKNLILASSSPRRKALLEDLHISFEVSSSDADESFDKSLAPEEIVIELARRKADAVSKANPESYCLGADTIVYHNGNVLGKPASREEAFQTLKGLSGVWHAVYTGVSISANGKHTVFYEKTNVLFWELTDEEINAYLDTGEPFDKAGAYGIQGVGRLLVKEIKGDYFTVVGLPISRTIRELRALGFDMPH